In Deinococcus carri, one DNA window encodes the following:
- the hutH gene encoding histidine ammonia-lyase gives MILDRQLTLGDFIRVVRGGETVTLSDAARERILTARAVIERIVDGPDAVYGVNTGFGKFANVRIAREELARLQHNLIVSHAIGVGEPLPAEVVRGMLLLRAQSLSLGHSGVRPEVVELLLALLNAEAHPVVPAQGSVGASGDLAPLAHLALGLLGLGEMEYGGQVRPAADVLAGLGLTPLTLEAKEGLALINGTQLMGSLLALALHDARTLLHTANLAAAMTVEALSGSHRPFSEGVVRLRPHPGALEVAAEVRTFLRGSAIAPAHANCGKVQDAYSLRAVPQVHGASLDALMQAERVLEVEFASVTDNPLIFPETGEVISGGNFHGQPLALTADALKVAVAELGSISERRTEQLLNPALSGLPGFLTPQGGLNSGYMIAQYTAAALVSENKVLSHPASVDSIPTSANQEDHVSMGAHGARQLRQILGNVQNVLSIELMCAAQALDFQPLRAGRGVQAAHERVRELFPHLEQDRYYRPDLLALREDVVSGNLLRAGREA, from the coding sequence GTGATTCTGGACCGGCAACTGACCCTGGGCGATTTCATCCGCGTGGTGCGCGGTGGCGAGACGGTGACGCTCTCGGACGCGGCGCGGGAACGCATCCTCACGGCGCGGGCGGTGATCGAGCGCATCGTGGACGGACCGGACGCCGTGTACGGCGTGAACACGGGCTTCGGCAAGTTCGCCAACGTGCGGATTGCGCGGGAGGAACTGGCCCGCCTCCAGCACAACCTGATCGTCTCGCATGCTATCGGCGTGGGGGAACCCCTGCCGGCCGAGGTGGTGCGCGGCATGCTGCTGCTGCGGGCGCAGTCGCTCTCGCTGGGGCATTCCGGCGTGCGGCCCGAGGTCGTGGAGCTGCTGCTGGCGCTGCTGAACGCGGAGGCGCATCCGGTGGTCCCCGCGCAGGGCAGCGTGGGAGCTTCCGGGGACCTCGCGCCGCTGGCGCACCTCGCGCTGGGGCTGCTGGGGCTGGGCGAGATGGAGTACGGTGGTCAGGTGCGGCCCGCCGCCGACGTGCTGGCCGGGCTGGGCCTCACGCCGCTCACGCTGGAGGCCAAGGAGGGGCTGGCCCTGATCAACGGCACGCAACTGATGGGCAGCCTGCTGGCCCTCGCGCTGCACGACGCGCGGACGCTGCTGCATACCGCCAACCTCGCCGCCGCGATGACGGTGGAGGCGCTTTCCGGCAGCCACCGGCCCTTCAGCGAGGGCGTGGTGCGCCTGCGGCCCCACCCCGGCGCGCTGGAGGTCGCCGCCGAGGTGCGGACCTTCCTGCGTGGCTCCGCGATTGCCCCCGCTCACGCGAATTGCGGCAAGGTGCAGGACGCCTACAGCCTGCGCGCCGTGCCCCAGGTTCACGGGGCCAGCCTCGACGCGCTGATGCAGGCCGAGCGCGTGCTGGAAGTCGAGTTCGCCTCCGTGACCGACAACCCGCTGATCTTCCCGGAGACCGGGGAAGTCATTTCGGGCGGCAACTTCCACGGGCAACCGCTGGCCCTCACCGCCGACGCGCTGAAGGTCGCGGTGGCCGAACTCGGCAGCATCAGCGAGCGGCGCACCGAGCAACTGCTGAACCCGGCGCTGTCGGGTCTGCCGGGCTTCCTGACGCCGCAGGGCGGCCTGAACAGCGGCTACATGATCGCCCAGTACACTGCCGCCGCCCTGGTCAGCGAGAACAAGGTTTTGAGCCACCCCGCCAGCGTGGATTCGATTCCCACCAGCGCCAACCAGGAGGACCACGTCAGCATGGGCGCACACGGCGCGCGGCAACTGCGCCAGATTCTCGGCAACGTGCAGAACGTCCTGAGCATCGAGCTGATGTGCGCCGCGCAGGCCCTCGACTTCCAGCCCCTGCGGGCCGGGCGGGGCGTGCAGGCCGCGCACGAGCGGGTACGCGAACTGTTCCCCCACCTTGAACAGGACCGTTACTACCGCCCCGACCTGCTGGCCCTGCGCGAGGACGTGGTGAGCGGGAACCTGCTGCGGGCCGGGCGCGAGGCCTGA
- the hpaI gene encoding 4-hydroxy-2-oxoheptanedioate aldolase: MPVAAEPVPPQNAFKTALTQGNTLYGFWLALADAYSAEVCAGAGFDWLVIDGEHAPNDVRSILSQLQAVAPYPSASVVRPPVGDTVLIKQLLDIGAQNLLIPMVESAQQARELVAATRYPPRGVRGVASALVRASGFSRNADYLGQADAGICLLVQVESVTGLEALDEIAAVEGVDGVFLGPADLAASLGHLGQPGHPDVQAAIREAARRIRAAGKAAGSLATDEAVARTYLDWGYTFVAVGVDVLLLTRATTALLARFRE; the protein is encoded by the coding sequence ATGCCCGTGGCCGCTGAGCCTGTCCCCCCGCAGAACGCCTTCAAGACGGCGCTGACGCAGGGCAACACCCTCTACGGCTTCTGGCTGGCCCTGGCCGACGCCTACAGCGCCGAGGTCTGCGCGGGGGCGGGCTTCGACTGGCTGGTCATCGACGGCGAACACGCGCCGAACGACGTGCGGAGCATCCTGAGCCAGCTTCAGGCGGTCGCGCCGTATCCCTCCGCGTCCGTGGTGCGCCCGCCGGTCGGGGACACGGTCCTGATCAAGCAACTGCTGGACATCGGTGCGCAGAACCTCCTCATTCCGATGGTGGAGTCGGCGCAGCAGGCCCGCGAGCTGGTGGCAGCCACCCGGTACCCGCCGCGGGGGGTGCGCGGCGTGGCGAGTGCGCTGGTGCGGGCGAGCGGCTTCTCGCGGAACGCCGACTACCTGGGGCAGGCGGACGCGGGCATCTGTCTGCTGGTGCAGGTGGAGTCGGTGACGGGGCTGGAGGCCCTGGACGAAATCGCGGCGGTGGAGGGTGTGGACGGAGTGTTTCTCGGCCCCGCCGACCTTGCCGCCTCCCTCGGGCACCTGGGGCAGCCGGGACACCCGGACGTGCAGGCCGCCATCCGGGAGGCTGCCCGCCGGATTCGCGCGGCGGGCAAGGCGGCGGGCAGCCTCGCCACCGACGAGGCGGTCGCCCGGACCTACCTGGACTGGGGCTATACCTTCGTGGCGGTGGGGGTGGACGTGTTGCTGCTGACCCGCGCCACGACGGCATTGCTGGCTCGTTTCCGGGAGTAG
- the hpaD gene encoding 3,4-dihydroxyphenylacetate 2,3-dioxygenase yields the protein MTAPRPDVIRIAHTVFTVTDLEASRDFYVSLLGMNVLHETPGALYLRGVEDREWTLKLEQAPSEKGMGAGVRHLAYRVRSDADLDGLVALAEREGLPYRWEEELDRPRMLRMQDPFGVPVAFFRESRTYPWLLQDYHQHRGPGLQRVDHVNVMTPDVEGMMTWYGRELGFRTSEFTEDEAGRIWAAWVQRRGGVHDLAMTNGAGPRLHHWAYWMPDAMSIIRTCDILAGARQPERIERGPGRHGISNAFFLYIRDPDGHRIELYTSDYITVDPDFEPIRWQLNDPRRQTLWGAKTPRSWFEEGSHMEAFEGGWVQPVEGELKGIPAHVI from the coding sequence GTGACCGCTCCCCGCCCCGACGTGATTCGCATCGCCCATACCGTCTTCACCGTCACGGACCTGGAAGCCTCGCGCGACTTCTACGTGAGCCTGCTGGGCATGAACGTGCTGCACGAGACGCCCGGCGCGCTGTACCTGCGCGGCGTCGAGGACCGCGAGTGGACGCTGAAGCTGGAGCAGGCCCCCTCTGAAAAGGGAATGGGGGCGGGCGTGCGCCACCTCGCCTACCGGGTCCGCAGCGACGCCGATCTCGACGGCCTGGTGGCCCTGGCCGAGCGCGAGGGTCTCCCCTACCGCTGGGAGGAGGAACTCGACCGCCCGCGCATGCTGCGGATGCAGGACCCCTTCGGCGTGCCGGTGGCCTTTTTCCGCGAGAGCCGGACGTATCCCTGGCTCCTCCAGGACTACCACCAGCACCGGGGGCCGGGCCTCCAGCGCGTGGACCACGTCAACGTGATGACGCCGGACGTGGAGGGCATGATGACCTGGTACGGGCGCGAACTGGGCTTCCGCACCTCCGAGTTCACCGAGGACGAGGCGGGGCGCATCTGGGCGGCGTGGGTGCAGCGCCGGGGCGGTGTCCACGACCTCGCCATGACGAACGGCGCGGGGCCGAGGCTGCACCACTGGGCCTACTGGATGCCCGACGCCATGAGCATCATCCGCACCTGCGACATCCTGGCGGGGGCGCGGCAGCCCGAGCGCATCGAGCGTGGGCCGGGGCGGCACGGCATCTCCAACGCCTTCTTCCTGTACATCCGCGACCCCGACGGCCACCGCATCGAGCTGTACACCAGCGACTACATCACGGTGGACCCCGACTTCGAGCCGATTCGCTGGCAGCTCAACGACCCCCGGCGGCAGACGCTGTGGGGGGCCAAGACGCCCCGGAGCTGGTTCGAGGAAGGCTCGCACATGGAGGCCTTTGAAGGCGGCTGGGTGCAGCCGGTGGAGGGCGAGCTGAAGGGGATTCCGGCGCATGTCATCTGA
- a CDS encoding arginase family protein, whose amino-acid sequence MLSASPPHLPYSGIATFARAPIVQPDGDWRADVGVLGIPFDIALGFRPGARYAPRELREASLRYVPPFTDLAGRTRMANVTLADAGDVVLPSLEPELARERITRAARQVKARCRIPVFLGGDHSVTYPLLRAFHDIPELHVIQLDAHLDFTDTRNDTRYSNSSPFRRAAEDLPNLIHVTTLGLRGLRHDPEAVAAARERGHTLVPMEDVEARFDEVMTALPPGRPVYLSVDADALDPAVLPGTSSPEPDGFSYALALRVIRAVVRRHQLLALDLVELAPNLDPTGRSALIGARLIMETLCEALDD is encoded by the coding sequence GTGCTTAGTGCTTCTCCTCCCCATCTCCCCTACTCCGGTATTGCCACCTTTGCCCGCGCGCCCATCGTCCAGCCCGACGGGGACTGGCGCGCCGACGTGGGCGTGCTGGGGATTCCCTTCGACATTGCCCTGGGGTTCCGGCCGGGTGCCCGCTACGCGCCGCGCGAGCTGCGGGAGGCCAGCCTGCGGTATGTCCCGCCCTTCACCGACCTGGCGGGGCGGACCCGGATGGCGAACGTGACACTGGCCGACGCCGGGGACGTGGTGCTGCCCAGTCTGGAACCCGAACTCGCCCGCGAGCGCATCACGCGGGCGGCGCGGCAGGTGAAGGCCCGCTGCCGCATTCCCGTCTTCCTGGGCGGCGACCACAGCGTCACCTACCCGCTGCTGCGCGCCTTTCACGACATCCCCGAACTGCACGTCATCCAGCTCGACGCCCACCTCGACTTCACCGACACGCGCAATGACACGCGCTACAGCAACTCCAGCCCCTTCCGGCGGGCGGCAGAGGACCTGCCCAACCTGATCCACGTCACCACGCTGGGGCTGCGCGGCCTGCGCCACGACCCGGAGGCGGTGGCGGCGGCGCGTGAACGCGGTCATACCCTGGTGCCGATGGAGGACGTGGAGGCGCGCTTCGACGAGGTGATGACGGCCCTCCCGCCGGGCCGCCCGGTCTACCTCAGCGTGGACGCGGACGCCCTCGACCCCGCCGTGCTGCCCGGCACCAGCAGCCCCGAGCCGGACGGCTTCAGCTACGCCCTGGCCCTGCGCGTGATCCGCGCGGTGGTGCGGCGGCATCAGCTCCTGGCCCTCGATCTGGTCGAACTCGCGCCCAACCTCGACCCCACCGGCCGCAGCGCCCTCATCGGCGCGCGGCTGATCATGGAGACGCTGTGCGAGGCGCTGGATGACTGA
- the hutI gene encoding imidazolonepropionase: MTETLFTGITQLVTPPPGPQRGVAMRNLTVVEDAALLVRDGVIAWAGPRREAAATAHVHDLGGLAVVPGLIDPHTHAVWAGNRLADFEARVEGVPYEAILARGGGIRSTMRATAAASVPELVALARPRLTALARSGATTVEVKSGYGLDFGAEVRMLEAVCALQAELPLTLRPTLLIHVPRTEGRGAYVRAVCEELVPQVAREGLAGAVDVFCEREAFTVEETRLIFAAARAHGLRVKLHADQFQTLGGTELACEVGALSVDHLEASGEAQIAALAASDTVATVLPGVTLHLGLPAAPGRRLVDAGACVAVGTDLNPGSSPLFSVQLALALAVRVNGLTPAEALTAGTVNAAHALGLRDRGALVAGQRADFLALHSPDWRELAYTLGTSPIRDVFVGGRNIQNIKETEL; the protein is encoded by the coding sequence ATGACTGAGACACTCTTTACCGGAATCACCCAGCTCGTCACCCCGCCCCCCGGCCCCCAGCGCGGTGTGGCTATGCGCAACCTGACGGTGGTGGAAGACGCCGCGCTGCTGGTGCGTGACGGGGTGATCGCGTGGGCAGGACCGCGGCGGGAGGCAGCGGCCACCGCCCACGTCCACGACCTGGGCGGCTTGGCCGTCGTTCCCGGCCTGATTGACCCACACACCCACGCCGTCTGGGCCGGGAACCGCCTGGCCGATTTCGAGGCGCGGGTGGAGGGAGTGCCCTACGAGGCTATCCTGGCGCGGGGCGGCGGCATCCGCTCCACCATGCGGGCCACCGCCGCCGCGTCTGTCCCCGAACTGGTGGCCCTCGCGCGGCCCCGGCTGACAGCCTTGGCCCGCAGCGGCGCGACCACCGTCGAGGTCAAGAGCGGCTACGGCCTGGACTTCGGGGCCGAGGTGCGGATGCTGGAGGCGGTGTGCGCCTTGCAGGCGGAGCTGCCCCTCACCCTGCGCCCGACCCTGCTGATTCACGTCCCGCGGACCGAGGGGCGCGGAGCCTACGTGCGGGCCGTCTGCGAGGAACTCGTTCCCCAGGTGGCACGCGAGGGACTGGCGGGGGCGGTGGACGTGTTCTGTGAGCGCGAGGCCTTCACGGTCGAGGAAACGCGCCTCATCTTCGCGGCGGCGCGGGCACACGGCCTGCGGGTGAAGCTGCACGCCGACCAGTTCCAGACACTCGGCGGCACCGAACTCGCCTGCGAGGTGGGCGCGCTGAGCGTGGACCACCTGGAAGCCAGCGGCGAGGCGCAGATTGCGGCGCTGGCCGCCTCGGACACGGTGGCGACGGTGCTGCCGGGCGTCACCCTGCATCTGGGGCTGCCCGCCGCGCCTGGCCGCCGACTGGTGGACGCGGGTGCGTGTGTGGCGGTCGGCACGGACCTGAATCCGGGCAGCTCACCGCTGTTCAGTGTTCAGCTCGCGCTGGCCCTCGCCGTGCGCGTCAACGGCCTCACCCCCGCCGAGGCCCTGACGGCGGGCACCGTGAACGCGGCCCACGCCCTGGGGCTGCGGGACCGGGGGGCGCTGGTGGCCGGGCAGCGAGCCGACTTCCTGGCCCTGCATTCGCCTGACTGGCGCGAGCTGGCCTACACCCTGGGCACCTCTCCTATCCGCGACGTGTTCGTGGGCGGGCGAAACATCCAAAACATCAAGGAGACTGAACTGTGA
- the hpaB gene encoding 4-hydroxyphenylacetate 3-monooxygenase, oxygenase component, with translation MAAITGQQFLDRLRQNPPTLYIDGQRVQDPTTHPATRNMAHSLAGLYDLQNQPDLREKLTYEENGQRYPMSLMVPRSQEDLARIGEAHRIRANYSLGFLGRAPDYMNANVMAAGAGAEYFNQCSASQPGSEKRDFAANMRRYAELVREHDLCLTHALTNPQVNRAKQASEMPDPYIALGVVEEREDGILVRGARMMATLPIADEILVFPSTVLKENADKSRYAMGFALPTNAPGLSFQCREPFDIGRGPEDHPLGSRFDEQDAFVIFDDVLVPWERVFLLYDVELANKAYAATDAVLHMAYQVVNLKIAKTEAFLGTAQSIVNAIGSGQFQHVQSKVAEIIIMLEIMKALEVAAVAGATVNEYGVMTPARGPLDAARNYYPAMYARLPELLQLLGASGIIMMPSQADREGPLGPQIAKYLQAGNASAEDRLKLFRLAWDMSMSSFGGRQSLYEKFFFGDPVRMHSALYEVYDKGPAVERIGQFLKRSEKPQAAQSQSEGVTA, from the coding sequence ATGGCAGCCATCACCGGACAGCAGTTCCTCGACCGCCTGCGGCAGAACCCGCCCACCCTCTACATCGACGGGCAGCGGGTGCAGGACCCCACCACGCACCCCGCGACCCGCAACATGGCGCACTCGCTGGCGGGGCTGTACGACCTCCAGAACCAGCCGGACCTGCGCGAGAAGCTCACCTACGAGGAAAACGGCCAGCGTTACCCCATGAGCCTGATGGTGCCGCGCAGCCAGGAGGACCTGGCCCGGATTGGCGAGGCGCACCGCATCCGCGCGAACTACTCGCTGGGCTTCCTGGGCCGCGCACCCGACTACATGAATGCGAACGTAATGGCGGCGGGCGCGGGGGCCGAGTATTTCAACCAGTGCAGCGCCAGCCAGCCGGGCAGCGAGAAGCGCGACTTTGCGGCGAACATGCGCCGCTACGCTGAACTGGTCCGCGAGCATGACCTCTGCCTCACGCACGCGCTCACCAACCCGCAGGTGAACCGGGCCAAGCAGGCCAGCGAGATGCCCGACCCCTACATCGCGCTGGGCGTGGTGGAGGAACGCGAGGACGGCATCCTCGTGCGGGGTGCGCGAATGATGGCGACGCTGCCCATCGCCGACGAGATTCTGGTGTTCCCCTCCACCGTGCTGAAGGAAAACGCCGACAAGAGCCGCTACGCGATGGGCTTCGCGCTGCCCACCAATGCGCCCGGCCTGAGCTTCCAGTGCCGCGAGCCGTTCGACATCGGCCGGGGGCCGGAAGACCACCCGCTGGGCAGCCGCTTCGACGAGCAGGACGCCTTCGTCATCTTCGACGACGTGCTGGTGCCCTGGGAGCGCGTCTTCCTGCTGTACGACGTGGAGTTGGCAAACAAGGCTTATGCGGCGACCGACGCCGTGCTGCACATGGCGTATCAGGTGGTGAACCTCAAGATTGCCAAGACCGAAGCCTTCCTGGGCACCGCGCAGAGCATCGTGAACGCCATCGGCAGCGGGCAGTTTCAGCACGTGCAGAGCAAGGTCGCGGAAATCATCATCATGCTGGAAATCATGAAGGCGCTGGAGGTGGCCGCCGTGGCGGGCGCGACGGTAAACGAGTACGGCGTGATGACCCCGGCGCGTGGCCCGCTCGACGCCGCCCGCAACTACTACCCGGCCATGTACGCCCGCCTGCCCGAGCTGCTGCAACTACTGGGCGCGAGCGGCATCATCATGATGCCCAGCCAGGCCGACCGCGAGGGACCGCTGGGGCCGCAGATTGCCAAGTACCTGCAAGCCGGGAACGCCAGCGCGGAGGACCGCCTCAAACTCTTCCGCCTCGCCTGGGACATGTCCATGAGCAGCTTCGGGGGCCGCCAGAGCCTCTACGAGAAGTTCTTCTTCGGGGACCCGGTGCGGATGCACTCCGCGCTGTACGAGGTGTACGACAAGGGACCCGCCGTGGAGCGGATTGGGCAGTTCCTGAAGCGCAGCGAGAAGCCGCAGGCGGCCCAGAGCCAGTCCGAGGGGGTGACGGCGTGA
- the hpaH gene encoding 2-oxo-hept-4-ene-1,7-dioate hydratase codes for MSSEGSAVSGQPSAASVIPVEALAGLAAELDGAEASGVQLAPFSERFPGMTIADAYAVQRAWVARKVDGGRRVLGHKIGLTSRAMQMASQIDEPDYGALLDDMFFEPNGDIPLSRFVAPKVEVELAFVLKADLQGPGVTVFDVLRATEYVTPAAEIIDARLQRVSKETGKPRRVTDTISDNAANAGVILGGRAVRPDDVDLRWAAALCIRNSVIEETGVAAGVLGHPATGIAWLAGRLAPHGEGLKAGEIVLAGSFTRPVDIASGDVFTFDYGPLGTFSCRFAGDARGR; via the coding sequence ATGTCATCTGAGGGGTCAGCGGTCAGCGGTCAGCCGTCAGCAGCCAGCGTCATTCCCGTTGAGGCACTGGCGGGGCTAGCTGCCGAGCTGGACGGGGCGGAGGCGAGCGGCGTTCAACTGGCTCCCTTCTCGGAGCGGTTTCCGGGGATGACGATTGCGGATGCCTACGCGGTGCAGCGGGCGTGGGTGGCGCGTAAGGTGGACGGCGGGCGGCGCGTGCTGGGGCACAAGATTGGCCTCACGTCGCGGGCGATGCAGATGGCCTCACAGATTGACGAGCCGGACTACGGGGCGCTGCTGGACGACATGTTCTTCGAGCCGAACGGGGACATCCCCCTCTCGCGCTTCGTGGCCCCGAAGGTGGAGGTAGAACTGGCCTTCGTTCTGAAAGCCGACCTGCAAGGCCCCGGCGTGACGGTCTTCGACGTGCTGCGTGCCACCGAGTACGTGACGCCCGCCGCCGAGATTATCGACGCGCGGCTTCAGCGGGTGAGCAAGGAGACGGGCAAGCCCCGCCGCGTCACCGACACCATCAGCGACAACGCGGCCAACGCCGGGGTCATTCTGGGCGGGCGCGCGGTGCGGCCTGACGATGTGGACCTGCGCTGGGCCGCCGCCCTGTGCATCCGCAACAGCGTCATCGAGGAAACGGGTGTGGCAGCAGGCGTGCTGGGGCACCCGGCGACCGGCATCGCCTGGCTCGCGGGCCGCCTCGCCCCCCACGGCGAGGGCCTGAAGGCGGGCGAGATTGTGCTGGCGGGGTCGTTCACCCGCCCGGTGGACATCGCTTCGGGCGACGTGTTCACCTTCGACTACGGGCCACTGGGGACCTTCTCCTGCCGGTTTGCTGGGGATGCCCGTGGCCGCTGA
- a CDS encoding IclR family transcriptional regulator — translation MPRTLSTVDSAVRVLEAFDADHTEWTLSDLAEHLGQPTSTLHEQLTTLTAGGLLVRAGRGRYRLGWRLLKLSSALYGSVPWYAPAHDAMNALARGTHLLAFLCVLQGNQVLCIARSVQGRDGPPVEGETQFVLPPHASASGKLLYALHSLDLPPNAPRYTAHTLQNPWEVEAAAIRSARLAVTRDEWAVGTSGLAVPLVGAGGELLGALGVSLPTTRLREQEQLSRRLFDAADGVAWALGYRPK, via the coding sequence ATGCCCCGTACCCTCTCCACCGTGGACAGCGCCGTGCGCGTGCTGGAAGCCTTCGACGCCGACCACACCGAATGGACGCTCTCCGATCTGGCGGAGCATCTGGGCCAGCCCACTTCTACCCTGCACGAGCAGCTCACCACCCTGACGGCGGGCGGCCTGCTGGTGCGGGCGGGGCGGGGGCGCTACCGTCTGGGCTGGCGGTTGCTCAAGCTCTCCAGCGCGCTTTACGGCAGCGTGCCCTGGTATGCCCCGGCCCACGACGCCATGAACGCCCTGGCCCGCGGCACCCACCTACTGGCCTTTCTGTGCGTGTTGCAGGGGAATCAGGTGCTGTGCATCGCCCGCTCGGTCCAGGGCCGGGACGGTCCCCCGGTGGAGGGGGAAACACAATTTGTCCTGCCACCCCACGCCAGCGCGAGCGGCAAGCTGCTGTATGCCCTGCATAGCCTGGACCTGCCGCCGAACGCTCCCCGCTACACCGCCCACACCTTACAGAACCCCTGGGAAGTGGAGGCTGCTGCCATCCGCTCGGCCCGCCTGGCCGTCACGCGGGACGAGTGGGCCGTGGGCACGAGCGGTCTGGCGGTGCCGCTGGTGGGGGCGGGGGGAGAACTGCTGGGCGCGCTGGGCGTGAGCCTGCCCACCACCCGACTGCGCGAACAGGAACAACTATCCCGACGCCTGTTCGACGCTGCCGACGGGGTGGCCTGGGCACTGGGCTACCGCCCCAAGTGA
- the hutU gene encoding urocanate hydratase has product MTPSLTPEPAPVVRAPRGPQRTAKGWIQEAAKRMLMNNLDPEVAEHPENLVVYGGRGKAARSWDAFHRIVETLDRLENDETLLIQSGKPVAVLRTHEWAPRVLLANSNLVPHWANWETFDKLDQAGLMMYGQMTAGSWIYIGTQGIVQGTYETFASAGKKHFGGSLKGTITVTAGLGGMGGAQPLAVKLAGGVSINIEIDPTRIQKRLDTRYLDEVADNLQDAINRAEGYKAEGVARSIGVLGNAAELVPQLVELNWTPDLITDQTSAHDPMWGYIPPLAPDEDANKLRAEQPEVYRERAYAAMAAHVRAMLELQKRGAVTFDYGNNLRQRAFEAGVEDAFDYPGFVPAFIRDSFCEGRGPFRWVALSGDPEDIRATDQALLELFPEDERLQSWLTYAADQIAFQGLPARICWLGYRERDKAALLFNQMVADGRLKAPIVIGRDHLDAGSVASPYRETEAMKDGSDAVSDWALLNFGVGIASGAAWMSFHHGGGVGLGFSQHAGLVAVADGTPEAAQRLSRCLTNDPAMGVIRHADAGYELAQDVARERGLDLPSLGIEDRQKAEG; this is encoded by the coding sequence ATGACCCCATCCCTGACCCCCGAACCCGCCCCCGTCGTTCGCGCCCCGCGCGGCCCCCAGCGCACCGCCAAGGGCTGGATTCAGGAAGCCGCCAAGCGCATGTTGATGAACAACCTCGACCCCGAGGTGGCCGAACACCCTGAAAACCTCGTCGTGTATGGCGGGCGCGGGAAGGCGGCGCGGAGCTGGGACGCCTTTCACCGCATTGTGGAAACCTTGGACCGCCTGGAGAACGACGAGACGCTGCTGATCCAGTCCGGCAAGCCCGTCGCCGTGCTCAGGACGCACGAGTGGGCACCGCGTGTCCTGCTCGCCAACTCCAACCTCGTGCCGCACTGGGCGAACTGGGAAACCTTCGACAAGCTCGATCAGGCGGGCCTGATGATGTACGGCCAGATGACCGCCGGAAGCTGGATCTACATCGGCACCCAGGGCATCGTGCAGGGCACCTACGAAACGTTTGCCAGTGCCGGGAAGAAGCACTTCGGCGGCAGCCTGAAGGGCACCATCACGGTGACGGCGGGCCTGGGCGGGATGGGCGGCGCGCAGCCCCTCGCGGTGAAGCTGGCGGGCGGCGTGAGCATCAACATCGAGATTGACCCCACCCGCATCCAGAAGCGCCTGGATACCCGCTATCTGGACGAGGTGGCGGACAATCTTCAGGACGCTATCAACCGCGCCGAGGGGTACAAGGCCGAAGGGGTGGCCCGCTCCATCGGCGTGCTGGGGAACGCTGCCGAACTGGTGCCGCAACTCGTCGAGCTGAACTGGACGCCCGACCTCATCACCGACCAGACCAGCGCCCACGACCCGATGTGGGGCTACATTCCGCCCCTGGCCCCCGACGAGGACGCGAACAAGCTCCGCGCCGAGCAGCCGGAGGTCTACCGTGAGCGGGCCTACGCGGCGATGGCGGCCCACGTCCGGGCCATGCTGGAACTGCAAAAGCGCGGGGCCGTCACCTTCGACTACGGCAACAACCTGCGGCAGCGGGCCTTCGAGGCGGGGGTGGAAGACGCCTTCGACTACCCCGGCTTCGTGCCCGCCTTCATCCGCGATTCCTTCTGCGAGGGGCGCGGGCCGTTCCGCTGGGTGGCCCTCAGCGGCGACCCGGAGGACATCCGCGCGACCGACCAGGCCCTCCTCGAACTCTTTCCCGAGGACGAAAGGCTGCAATCCTGGCTCACCTACGCCGCCGACCAGATCGCCTTCCAGGGCCTCCCCGCGCGCATCTGCTGGCTGGGCTACCGCGAGCGCGACAAAGCCGCCCTGCTGTTCAACCAGATGGTGGCCGACGGCCGCCTCAAGGCCCCCATCGTGATTGGCCGCGACCACCTCGACGCGGGGTCCGTCGCCAGCCCCTACCGCGAGACGGAGGCGATGAAGGACGGCTCGGACGCCGTGTCCGACTGGGCGCTGCTGAACTTCGGGGTGGGGATCGCGTCGGGGGCAGCGTGGATGAGCTTCCACCACGGCGGCGGTGTGGGCCTGGGCTTCAGCCAGCACGCGGGGCTGGTGGCGGTGGCGGACGGCACGCCGGAAGCCGCCCAGCGCCTGAGCCGCTGCCTGACCAACGACCCCGCGATGGGCGTGATTCGTCACGCGGACGCCGGGTATGAACTGGCGCAGGACGTGGCACGGGAGCGCGGGCTGGATTTGCCGAGCCTGGGGATTGAGGACCGGCAGAAGGCAGAAGGCTGA